One region of Prinia subflava isolate CZ2003 ecotype Zambia chromosome 6, Cam_Psub_1.2, whole genome shotgun sequence genomic DNA includes:
- the CYTIP gene encoding cytohesin-interacting protein: MALRRLLQPSAGSSPAGGELALPADGRRMQHLASTVGTLPRGRRQLALARSSSSGDSSKPQRHLVAILKEDRETFGFEIQTIRFTHHNDFSLEVCTCVCRIQEESPAHLSGLQTGDILTSINGVSIEGFGHKQIVELIKSSGNYLRLETINGALLLRKMELETKLQALKQALHQRWGELRALLARERLLLHGEVNENALLGAPELPEPGPCGGCSSPGPFSPAKPRFSSESSSRSRLSSMTVGSEDSFFQGSAFEDSAAESLSRQSSADDDCVFPRDGDGAAARSSLRRNRSISLASSGSASPLWESSSYSSSFGTLPRKSRRASVRKHLLKFIPGFHRAVEEEESRV; this comes from the exons atGGCCCTGCGgcggctcctgcagcccagcgcGGGCAGCAGCCCCGCGGGCGGAGAGCTGGCGCTGCCCGCGGACGGCAGGAGGATGCAGCACCTGGCCAGCACGGTGGGGACCCTGCCCCGCGGGCGCAGACAG CTCGCCTTGGCCAGATCCAGCTCCTCGGGCGACTCCTCCAAGCCACAGAG GCACCTCGTTGCTATACTGAAAGAAGATAGAGAGACGTTTGGGTTTGAAATCCAG ACTATTAGGTTTACACACCACAATGATTTCTCCCTGGAGGTGTGCACTTGTGTCTGCAGAATCCAAGAGGAAAGCCCTGCCCATCTCTCCGGCCTTCAGACTG GGGACATCCTCACCAGCATCAACGGTGTGAGCATCGAGGGCTTCGGTCACAAGCAAATAGTGGAGTTGATAAAGTCCTCAGGGAACTATTTGAG GCTGGAGACCATCAATGGGgccctgctgctgaggaaaatgGAGCTGGAGACCAAACTGCAGGCTCTCAAG CAGGCGCTGCACCAGCGGTGGGGGGAGCTGCGGGCGCTGCTGGCCCGGGAGCGGCTCCTGCTGCACG GGGAGGTGAACGAGAACGCCCTGCTGGGCGCGCCGGAGCTGCCGGAGCCCGGCCCGTGCGGTGGCTGCAGCTCGCCCGGCCCCTTCTCGCCAGCCAAGCCCCGCTTCTCCAGCGAGAGCAGCTCCCGCAGCCGGCTCAGCTCCATGACCGTGGGCAGCGAGGACAGCTTCTTCCAGGGCAGCGCCTTCGAGGACTCGGCCGCGGAGAGCCTGAGCCGCCAGTCCAGCGCGGATGACGATTGCGTgttccccagggatggggacgggGCCGCCGCCAGGAGCTCCCTGCGCAGGAACCGCAGCATCAGCCTGGCCAGCAGCGGCTCCGCGTCCCCgctctgggagagcagcagctacTCCAGCAGCTTTGGGACCCTCCCGCGGAAAAGCAGGAGAGCCAGCGTTCGGAAGCACCTTTTGAAATTCATCCCGGGCTTTCACCGGGCAGTAGAAGAGGAAGAAAGTCGGGTCTGA
- the ACVR1C gene encoding activin receptor type-1C isoform X2 has translation MRGAPGSALRAALPLLGAAVSLCAGLQCVCQLCEHTNFTCQTEGACWASVMLSNGREEVVKSCVSLPELNAQVFCHSSKNVTKTECCYTDFCNNITLRLPLGLPLLVQRTIARTIVLQEIVGKGRFGEVWRGKWCGEDVAVKIFSSRDERSWFREAEIYQTVMLRHENILGFIAADNKDNGTWTQLWLVSEYHEQGSLFDYLNRGTVAVEGMVRLALSVASGLAHLHMEIVGTQGKPAIAHRDLKSKNILVKRNETCAIADLGLAVKHDSVLNTIDIPQNPRVGTRRYMAPEILDDTMNMNIFESFKRADIYSLGLVYWEIARRCSVGGITEEYQLPYYDLVPSDPSIEDMRRVVCEQKLRPSIPNQWQSCEALRVLGRLMRECWRASGAARLTALRVKKTISQLCVPEDSKA, from the exons ATGCGGGGCGCGCCCGGCTCCGCGCTGCGGGCGGCGCTGCCGCTGCTGGGAGCCGCCGTGTCCCTCTGCGCAG gcctgCAGTGCGTGTGCCAGCTGTGTGAGCACACCAACTTCACCTGCCAGACGGAGGGCGCCTGCTGGGCCTCGGTCATGCTGAGCAACGGGCGCGAGGAGGTGGTCAAGTCCTGCGTGTCCCTGCCCGAGCTGAACGCACAGGTCTTCTGCCACAGCTCCAAGAACGTCACCAAGACCGAGTGCTGCTACACCGACTTCTGCAACAACATCACGCTCCGCCTGCCCCTCG GTCTGCCCCTGCTGGTCCAGAGAACCATCGCGAGGACGATTGTGCTGCAGGAAATCGTGGGGAAAGGACGGTTTGGAGAAGTCTGGCGCGGGAAATGGTGCGGGGAGGACGTAGCTGTGAAGATCTTCTCCTCCAGAGATGAGCGCTCCTGGTTCCGGGAGGCAGAGATCTACCAGACGGTCATGCTGAGGCACGAGAACATCCTGGGCTTCATTGCTGCTGACAACAAGg ATAACGGGACGTGGACTCAGCTGTGGCTTGTCTCCGAGTACCACGAGCAGGGCTCCCTGTTTGACTACCTGAACAGGGGCACGGTGGCCGTGGAGGGCATGGTCAGGCTGGCGCTGTCGGTGGCCAGCGGCCTGGCCCACCTCCACATGGAGATCGTTGGCACACAAG GGAAGCCAGCGATCGCGCACCGGGATCTGAAATCCAAGAACATCCTGGTGAAGAGGAACGAGACCTGCGCCATCGCCGACCTGGGGCTGGCGGTGAAGCACGACTCGGTGCTCAACACCATCGACATTCCCCAGAACCCCCGCGTGGGCACCAGGAG GTACATGGCCCCCGAGATCCTGGATGACACAATGAACATGAACATCTTTGAGTCCTTCAAGCGAGCAGACATTTACTCCCTGGGGCTGGTGTACTGGGAGATAGCGCGGCGGTGCTCCGTGGGAG GAATCACTGAGGAGTACCAGTTGCCTTACTACGACCTTGTGCCTTCTGATCCTTCGATAGAAGATATGAGAAGGGTTGTCTGTGAACAGAAGCTCAGACCAAGTATTCCAAACCAGTGGCAAAGCTGCGAG GCGCTGCGGGTGCTGGGCCGGCTGATGCGGGAGTGCTGGCGTGCCAGCGGCGCTGCGCGCCTCACCGCGCTGCGTGTCAAGAAGACCATCTCACAGCTCTGCGTGCCCGAGGACTCCAAAGCCTGA
- the ACVR1C gene encoding activin receptor type-1C isoform X1: protein MRGAPGSALRAALPLLGAAVSLCAGLQCVCQLCEHTNFTCQTEGACWASVMLSNGREEVVKSCVSLPELNAQVFCHSSKNVTKTECCYTDFCNNITLRLPLAAAAPGAARRSAVPAVAVAVAAVAVALVAVLAACTARGWRCRGARPPNVEEPLCEGSLVSSGKTLKDLISDMTTSGSGSGLPLLVQRTIARTIVLQEIVGKGRFGEVWRGKWCGEDVAVKIFSSRDERSWFREAEIYQTVMLRHENILGFIAADNKDNGTWTQLWLVSEYHEQGSLFDYLNRGTVAVEGMVRLALSVASGLAHLHMEIVGTQGKPAIAHRDLKSKNILVKRNETCAIADLGLAVKHDSVLNTIDIPQNPRVGTRRYMAPEILDDTMNMNIFESFKRADIYSLGLVYWEIARRCSVGGITEEYQLPYYDLVPSDPSIEDMRRVVCEQKLRPSIPNQWQSCEALRVLGRLMRECWRASGAARLTALRVKKTISQLCVPEDSKA from the exons ATGCGGGGCGCGCCCGGCTCCGCGCTGCGGGCGGCGCTGCCGCTGCTGGGAGCCGCCGTGTCCCTCTGCGCAG gcctgCAGTGCGTGTGCCAGCTGTGTGAGCACACCAACTTCACCTGCCAGACGGAGGGCGCCTGCTGGGCCTCGGTCATGCTGAGCAACGGGCGCGAGGAGGTGGTCAAGTCCTGCGTGTCCCTGCCCGAGCTGAACGCACAGGTCTTCTGCCACAGCTCCAAGAACGTCACCAAGACCGAGTGCTGCTACACCGACTTCTGCAACAACATCACGCTCCGCCTGCCCCTCG cggcggcggccccgggcgcggcgcggcgctCGGCGGTGCCGGCGGTGGCGGTGGCGGTGGCGGCGGTGGCGGTGGCGCTGGTGGCGGTGCTGGCGGCCTGCACGGCGCGGGGCTGGCGCTGCCGCGGGGCCAGGCCGCCCAACGTGGAGGAGCCGCTGTGCGAGGGCAGCCTGGTGAGCTCCGGGAAGACGCTGAAGGATCTCATCTCCGACATGACCACCTCCGGCTCCGGCTCCG GTCTGCCCCTGCTGGTCCAGAGAACCATCGCGAGGACGATTGTGCTGCAGGAAATCGTGGGGAAAGGACGGTTTGGAGAAGTCTGGCGCGGGAAATGGTGCGGGGAGGACGTAGCTGTGAAGATCTTCTCCTCCAGAGATGAGCGCTCCTGGTTCCGGGAGGCAGAGATCTACCAGACGGTCATGCTGAGGCACGAGAACATCCTGGGCTTCATTGCTGCTGACAACAAGg ATAACGGGACGTGGACTCAGCTGTGGCTTGTCTCCGAGTACCACGAGCAGGGCTCCCTGTTTGACTACCTGAACAGGGGCACGGTGGCCGTGGAGGGCATGGTCAGGCTGGCGCTGTCGGTGGCCAGCGGCCTGGCCCACCTCCACATGGAGATCGTTGGCACACAAG GGAAGCCAGCGATCGCGCACCGGGATCTGAAATCCAAGAACATCCTGGTGAAGAGGAACGAGACCTGCGCCATCGCCGACCTGGGGCTGGCGGTGAAGCACGACTCGGTGCTCAACACCATCGACATTCCCCAGAACCCCCGCGTGGGCACCAGGAG GTACATGGCCCCCGAGATCCTGGATGACACAATGAACATGAACATCTTTGAGTCCTTCAAGCGAGCAGACATTTACTCCCTGGGGCTGGTGTACTGGGAGATAGCGCGGCGGTGCTCCGTGGGAG GAATCACTGAGGAGTACCAGTTGCCTTACTACGACCTTGTGCCTTCTGATCCTTCGATAGAAGATATGAGAAGGGTTGTCTGTGAACAGAAGCTCAGACCAAGTATTCCAAACCAGTGGCAAAGCTGCGAG GCGCTGCGGGTGCTGGGCCGGCTGATGCGGGAGTGCTGGCGTGCCAGCGGCGCTGCGCGCCTCACCGCGCTGCGTGTCAAGAAGACCATCTCACAGCTCTGCGTGCCCGAGGACTCCAAAGCCTGA